The region CGCCAGGTCCCACCATTGCCGCCCAATCGCTCGCCTGCACGCACAACCTCAAACGCAAAACGCCGCCGGATTCTTGAAACAAAAACTTGGTTACGTTGCCAAGCAAAACCTCTGTTTTTGCCTCCACATCATCATAGGCTTCGTCATTCCACGGGCGGAAATCATACGCCATCTTCAACTCTCCGTTATCCACCCACACGGCATACGCCGATCGCGCCAGAAAATAGTTAGGCGTGTTATTTGCGCCGCTATAAGAGGGCGGGTGATAGGCGGCGGAGTCGCCGCCAGCAGCGTCATATAAGGGCGTTATCGTAAAATCGGTCTCCGACGCGGCGTCGAGAGTTACTTGAAAATAGCTAGACTTGGTATGACCGGCGCCGCCGTTTATCCAGTTCCAGCTTAAATGTTTCATGCTTGCGCTATTGCCCGCCGGCGTTTCGCCGCGCCAATCCCCGCCCGCGAAAATCAAAACGGTTTTCGGACTCGGGATATCGAAGGGGTTTGCTCCCGCCAGCGTCGTTTCTATCCCTAGAGCGACAGTGCGTAAATTGCTAAGCGGCGTTCTAAATTGATTGGCGCCCGCGCCGTCCGCGCCGGTTAAACGAAGCCCGATCGCGCTCCAGCCTGGTTCCACAATCGAACCGCCGGTCGACGCGCCGCGTTGCGATTCGTAGGCTATACCCACCCATTGGAGCGCTTCAAAATCCTCAAGATTCCAGCTCCAACTAGGAGTAGGCGTTACCTCGGGTTGGTAGATTGGACTTACGCTGTCGGTGTCTATATCATACGCGACCAC is a window of Helicobacteraceae bacterium DNA encoding:
- a CDS encoding type II secretion system GspH family protein — protein: MLESVNMKRAFTLIELIFSIVVLGILAMIGAEILSRFFERYAAARDTERAQSDLRRTLDILAARLSYRVKNSVVAYDIDTDSVSPIYQPEVTPTPSWSWNLEDFEALQWVGIAYESQRGASTGGSIVEPGWSAIGLRLTGADGAGANQFRTPLSNLRTVALGIETTLAGANPFDIPSPKTVLIFAGGDWRGETPAGNSASMKHLSWNWINGGAGHTKSSYFQVTLDAASETDFTITPLYDAAGGDSAAYHPPSYSGANNTPNYFLARSAYAVWVDNGELKMAYDFRPWNDEAYDDVEAKTEVLLGNVTKFLFQESGGVLRLRLCVQASDWAAMVGPGEVNEVQFCRERSVL